A single window of Salvia splendens isolate huo1 chromosome 8, SspV2, whole genome shotgun sequence DNA harbors:
- the LOC121746141 gene encoding universal stress protein PHOS32-like, with the protein MSSPPPSSAAADHPKIHINPVQVNTSSPRFPPPPATPNSIYAASSPSLRRIAIAVDLSEESAFAVKWAADNYIRPGDTVILLHVRSTSVLYGADWGSSTPTSAGAGGNPFTKTSPAAASAAASQRTEEELDGLASRKAGSLAQPLVEAHVPVKIHIVKDHDMKERLCLEVERLGLSAVIMGSRGIGAKARGRREGKLGSVSDYCVQHCACPVVVVRYKHDGEEDEEEEREKEREEENEFHDANDQLTK; encoded by the coding sequence ATGTCATCGCCGCCGccttcctccgccgccgccgaccATCCCAAAATCCACATCAACCCCGTCCAGGTGAACACCTCCTCCCCCCGCTTCCCCCCTCCGCCCGCCACCCCGAACTCCATCTACGCtgcctcctccccctccctcCGCCGCATCGCCATCGCCGTCGACCTCAGCGAGGAGAGCGCCTTCGCCGTGAAGTGGGCCGCCGACAACTACATCCGCCCCGGCGACACCGTGATCCTCCTCCACGTCCGCTCCACCTCCGTCCTCTACGGCGCTGACTGGGGCTCCTCCACCCCCACCAGCGCCGGCGCCGGCGGCAACCCCTTTACCAAGACCTcccccgccgccgcctccgctgccGCCTCGCAGCGGACGGAGGAGGAGCTCGACGGCCTCGCATCCAGGAAGGCCGGCAGCCTCGCGCAGCCGCTCGTGGAGGCGCACGTGCCGGTGAAGATCCACATCGTCAAGGACCACGACATGAAGGAGAGGCTTTGCTTGGAGGTGGAGCGGCTCGGGCTGAGCGCGGTGATCATGGGAAGCCGCGGCATTGGGGCGAAGGCGAGGGGAAGGAGGGAAGGGAAGCTCGGGAGTGTCAGCGATTACTGCGTGCAGCACTGCGCGTGCCCTGTCGTGGTCGTGAGGTATAAGCACGACGGGGaggaggacgaggaggaggagagggagaaggagagagaagaggagaatgAGTTCCATGATGCCAATGATCAACTCACCAAGTGA